A genome region from Streptomyces sp. NBC_01296 includes the following:
- a CDS encoding type ISP restriction/modification enzyme — translation MPWAVGGLRLGRAWVAAPDPAALRARWAALTVAEAAERDRLFRPTRTRTPTTGAAALPGRRSPSTARFADAPGSCPDPVRVLRDPFDEQWLLPDQRLIDMARPELWRVLDEHQLFAVETPELLVTAHLPVGRLGRIRPLHRRPGGAEPNLAPGLLQLLGERYGGRVTPQDVLCWILAAGRPGPRGYEVPLTGDPGRWRAGLELGHRLLTVQLRGGPGPGAEPPRLPGGRRPYVRSAVQAWPDGLAYDPETEALSLGAGTVSPVPAGAWEYEVQGGTRVLEAWFAARTAHRDPEADGLDALGPAEWPQAWTSELLALVTTLALLADLAPQRAAFTPGPLLPAAGLAAAGVLPPPRWTRRPASVLDHHEEGPGGQFALL, via the coding sequence ATGCCCTGGGCCGTGGGCGGCCTGCGCCTGGGCCGGGCCTGGGTGGCGGCCCCCGACCCCGCGGCCCTGCGCGCCCGCTGGGCGGCCCTGACCGTCGCCGAAGCGGCCGAGCGGGACCGGCTGTTCCGCCCGACCCGGACGCGTACGCCCACCACCGGCGCGGCCGCGCTGCCCGGCCGGCGCTCGCCGTCGACCGCCCGCTTCGCCGATGCGCCGGGCTCCTGCCCCGACCCCGTACGGGTGCTGCGCGATCCCTTCGACGAGCAGTGGCTGCTGCCCGACCAGCGGCTCATCGACATGGCCCGCCCGGAGCTGTGGCGGGTGCTGGACGAGCACCAGCTCTTCGCCGTCGAAACCCCGGAGCTGCTGGTCACCGCGCACCTCCCGGTCGGCCGCCTGGGCCGGATCCGCCCGCTGCACCGGCGCCCCGGCGGCGCCGAGCCCAATCTCGCGCCGGGCCTGCTGCAGCTGCTCGGCGAGCGCTACGGCGGCCGGGTCACCCCGCAGGACGTGCTGTGCTGGATCCTCGCGGCGGGCCGCCCCGGGCCCCGGGGGTACGAGGTCCCGCTGACCGGCGACCCCGGGCGTTGGCGGGCCGGGCTGGAGCTGGGGCACCGGCTGCTCACCGTCCAGCTGCGCGGCGGGCCCGGGCCCGGCGCCGAGCCGCCCCGGCTGCCGGGCGGGCGGCGCCCGTACGTCCGCTCGGCGGTCCAGGCCTGGCCGGACGGGCTCGCGTACGACCCGGAGACCGAGGCGCTGAGCCTCGGGGCCGGGACGGTCTCCCCCGTGCCCGCGGGCGCCTGGGAGTACGAGGTGCAGGGCGGTACGCGGGTACTGGAGGCCTGGTTCGCCGCCCGGACCGCCCACCGGGATCCGGAGGCCGACGGGCTGGACGCGCTCGGGCCGGCCGAGTGGCCGCAGGCCTGGACCTCGGAACTGCTGGCGCTGGTGACCACCCTGGCCCTGCTCGCCGATCTGGCCCCGCAGCGGGCCGCATTCACCCCCGGACCGCTGCTGCCGGCCGCCGGGCTGGCGGCTGCGGGCGTGCTGCCGCCGCCGCGCTGGACCCGGCGCCCGGCCTCCGTACTGGACCACCACGAGGAGGGTCCGGGCGGCCAGTTCGCCCTGCTCTGA